Within Bacteroidetes Order II. bacterium, the genomic segment AACGCAACCTCCGTCACCAAAGCACCTCAAACGTAAAAGGTTCAGTTTTGATTTGCGCGGGGTTATGCATCCATGCAAAAAGCTGTTGCCCAACGGCATCCGTATCATCGGAGACAAAGGTGGCTTGCGGAAACCATTTGAACTTGGATATTGCCTTTAAAGGATGTGCTGGTCTTTTCGGCACTTTATAATCTCCTCTTCCAGAGCCTCAGTTCAAAAACAAAAACCGAATGGTCTCGGTTCCATGCACCATAGGCGCATAGACATTGGGCATCATTTCTGGATATTGCGCATACTGCCGAAATCGGCCATTACATTGCCAAAACCAACCCTCTTGTGCGGCCACTTTCTCGATGATGGCAGAAACTTCTGTCTGAACCGCCCAAAAACCGCGTTCTCGGAGCGCCAACTTTACTTCTAATGTGGTGGTAATTCCATTATCCTGCATCAACTGATAGGCGGCTTTCCGTACCGCCGATACCGAAATTTTTTTGTTCATGGTCGTATATCTATAAGTGAATTAGTGTGCAACTTCTATTAGGTATTTGATGGTGCTTTGTGTCTCTTTATAGACGATGTACTCGTTGTTGATTAAATCCGCACCTCCTTTGGCAAAAACCGAATCGTAGCGCCGCCGCAGGATGCCACGTGCTTTCAGATTGTCAGCGTCTAATTGGTAGCACCACGGCTGATGGCGCCGGATGGTGAGTGCACGCCCTGTATGCACTTCGTATAAGGCCAAATATCCCCGATCGGCTTTACCACCCGCCCAGAAGGAGCCAGAAAGCGAACTATAATTCAGTGATTTTTGAAACTTATCTGCAAAATACAGCCCGTACCCAAACATCTTCCCTGTGATAATGGCATTGCTTGGGCGTAATACCAAGCCACTTCCAAGGATAGACATCCAATTTTCGTTCCGGCTACCGTGCCAGAGTAGATGCGTGGCTTGGTTATCGGCATGTTGTACATGGTTTTGGAAACGATCCCGTTGTTCGAGATGTGTAACCTCGAAAGCCCGCACCATTTTGGGCGCATGTTCTTGCATCTTCGACCGGATCTGTGCAAGTTCCGACTCGTTTTCCACCATTCGGATTTGTATGCCCAGCATTGCAAGCAGATCGGTTTGTCTAGTGGTGGACGTGTTATCCGAAAGTTTTACTTGTCCGGCCATTACATCTAAGGTGGCTTGTTCTTGCGCCAGCATTTTACAAATCGCGGCTTCCTCGGTGCTGGGCTGTACGAGGTGATCCCGCACATTGGTCATTCTTCGGGGTATAATGGCATACAGCCGGATCAGTTGACGATTGAGGACTTCATTTGCAGTTCCCGCTTCAAAATCCTTAACTACTTTATTAATCAATCCTTGTGCTTCGGTGATTTGTGTAGTTGTCACCTCATTAGATCCAACTAAATAATTGGCCAGTATGGAGCGATTTGCATAATTCTGTAAACGGTTCATTAAGCCATCTATCCAGACATTTCCGGTGTCGCAATGCTCAGCTATGACTTTCTTATCAGTAAACAAATAGCTCACATCTGTATAGCCTTTTCGGATTTTCTCATGGTATTTTTTTTCCCACAGCGCCATATCATAGGTGGCGGTTGTCGCACGGCCTCCTATACGGCCATATGCTACCGCAAAGGTTCCGTCCGCAAGGGCGTTCATATGGTAATATTTGTTGTTGTTGGCATCCGAAACCATGATGAGCCGTGCATTACGTGCCAAGGAAGGAGAAGCATCTTGCATTTTTGTTGTGTTTTATGAATTCCAAGTGGCTATGTCGAAGTACTCCGTGTTGAACCGATAATACCAAAAAAGGTGTGACAGCATTGTGCCACACCTTTTTTGCTGTTTCACCTTTTTTATTATTAACCTATCTGAGTTTTCGGGCAGTTTGTTGCATCACAGACACCACCTCGTCTGGATTGGTGCCAATGCCTTCTTGTTGGAAGACCATTTCGCCTTGGGGATTAAACACCGTAAGCAGGTTGGAATGTGCAAAATCTATCGGGCTGATTTTCTGGAATCGGAAACCGAGTACTGCGGAGAGTTCCTCCAAATCGGACTGTGATCCCCGCATAAGCGTCCAATAAGCCAAATCTAATTTATTATCAGCCGCAAACTGTTTTAGTTTTTGGGGCGTATCCCGTTCTGGGTCTATACTGATCAGGATAAAGCGCATGTTAGATCGTTCGGAAGTAGGAATTTTGGCCTCTATCCGTCTCATGTCTGCCAATAGTCGTGGACAGGCAAAAGTGCATGAGGTATAGATCATAGCCAATAGAGTGGTTTTTCCTTTTAAGGAGCCCAATTGGGTGGAGATTCCTTCTTGTGTCGCCCACGTACCGGGTAACTGGAAGATTGACTGACCTTCGCCTTGCTTCATCGTTATGGTTTTTGCTGGTGGAAGGCTTTCTTCTTTTTTGCATCCTACGATAAATAATAGACAGAATAAGAGTAACTTTTTCATCTCTAAATCCTCAAGATGTTTTGGATTTGGCGCACCTAAATCCTAAATTCTGAATGGTATATCGGGCTTTGAGGCTTCCACGGAAGGCATACCGCATAAAAGCAGCGTAGTTTTTGAGGTCTTCTACGCCCACCGACCCACCCGAACAAAATAGCCCCCGGTCATCTACTTTGGCATCTTTCCGCGACTCACCGGAAATCAGCACGGCGTTGAAGTCAGACACCCATTCCCAAACCAATCCATATTGGTCATACACGCCCCAGTAGTTGGGTTTGGTGTGTCGGATATTGGGCAGAACAGTTTTTTTTGCTTCGGAATACCAGTCTAACCACCTTTGATAAGCGGCAGGGTTGTTGCGGGCATCCGGTTGCTTCTCATCGGCCCTGGCCACAAATTCCCATTCATCCATTGTGGGCAATCGTTTTCCCATACAAGTACAATAGGCTTTTGCTGCAAACCAAGAAATATTTACGACGGGAGCATTGGGCGGGGCTTTTTCTCCCAGTACGAGCGGGTCTGTCCATAGTGCCAGATATGATGAATCTGCCCGAATAGAGGCAATCGCTCCTTTTCCCCACTCTGGGAATTGTTCCACAAAGCGTAGATATTGGGCATTGGTAACGGGTGTTGAGTCTAGCTCAAAGTCTTGGACCGTCACCAATGCTGCGTCTTTTCCGTAAAATGCCCGATATTTCCCACCTTTTATAGGAACCATCTCCACACGATTGTTTTGTGTCAAATAGGCACTTTCTTTGGCTTGAGATAGCACATGGATCATGTGGCCTTTGGTCTTCTTTTCCTCTGGCGTCTGACAAGAAGACCAAAGTATTAATCCAATCAAAAAAAGGTATTTCATATCGGTTATTGGGTATTATTTCCGAATGGATTTCACTTGGGTAGGCGTAATTTCTCCGCCCTTGTTACCCCAACTATTTAGGACAAACGTGAGGATATTCGCCGTCTGCTCGTCATTAAGAGATAACTTTGGCATGATACCATCATAGTGCTCGCCATTGACAACTATTTTGCCGTTCAAGCCATTTACCACTGCATGAATCCCACGCTTGGGATCTGCGTTCAAATAATCGGACTTAGCCAGTGGCGGGAAGGCGCCCTTAATCCCCTGTCCTTCTGCCTGATGACATGCTTGGCAATTGGCGGAATACAGGGATTTACCCATTGCAATGCGCTCTTGTAAGTTTTTAGCTAAAGGTGCAACGGGTTTATCCGCAGTTATGGTTTGGATCACTCCTCCTTCGGGTTGATAAATCCGGTCGTCTTGTTTGCCGGAGTAGATGGTTTTATCCTCCTGACCTTCAACTTTCAACATACCCAAGGCTCCTTTATTGAAGGCCCTAAAGATGGAGTGATCCACCAGAATAAAGGTACCGGGTACGTCCACCTTAAATTCTGCAATTGCCGAGCCACCTGCCGGAATAAGCGTTGTTTGAATATTGTTGTTGATGGTATCGCCCCCTTCTATATATACCTTGTCGAAAATCTCGCCAATGACATGAAAAGAGGAAACCATGTTCGGGCCACCATTGCCAATGTACAAGCGTACGGTTTCGCCCACATTTGCTTTAAGTGCTTTATCACCTGTCAAGGCTCCAACCGAGCCGTTAAACACCACATAGTCTGGTTTTTCGGCAATGGCTTTTTCCATATCAAAAGGCTGAAGTCCTGATTCGCCATAAGCACCTTTGGTATAAAAATCGCCTTGCATTACGTAGTATTCTCTATCCACTTTCGGTAAACCACCTTTTGGCTCTACCAGAATAAGGCCATACATCCCATTTGCAACGTGCATCCCAACCGGGGCCGTAGCACAGTGATACACATACAAGCCCGGATTGATGAGCTTAAAAGAAAATACGGACTCGTGCCCCGGTGCAGTAAAAGAAGCGGCAGCTCCCCCGCCCGGTCCTGTGACGGAGTGTAGATCTATGTTGTGCGGTAACTTGCTACTCGGATTGTTCTTTAGATGAAACTCCACCTCGTCTCCTACACGGGTACGGATGAATTTACCGGGAACAACCCCACCAAAGGTCCAGAAGGTATATTCCACCCCATCGGCCATACGTGCGGTCTTTTCGATAACCTCCAGGTCCACCCGCCACTTGATAGGGGCGCGGTCGCCAATATCGGCCTTTGGGACAAATGGGGGATCGGTCAGCTCTGCATTGATCATTTTACCCGAACTGGTTTCGTTCGTATTGGATGAACACCCCATGAAAGAGAGGCTAAAGCCTGATATACCCAAGCATAGAACGAGTGTTGTTAAGTATTTCATAGTAAATTAAGGATTAGGTGAATTTTATTCGATGAGTAGGCACAAGTCCTCTTCGTTGCGTTCTTCTCCAAAACAATTGGTTAAGGATTTGTTATTTTTCAAACTCAGTACGGTATTAATTAAAAGATAAAAAAGTCTTTTATTATTTTTTTCACGCCTTCTCCTTAACCCTGTGTAGTGAAAACACCTACAAAATGTTCTCAAACTCGTGTATCTACGCCTTGCGTGCGGTATTGTATTTGGCCGATCAAGCGTCTGCCCAGAATCGGCTGGGCGTTAAAAGCATGGCAACAACTTTAGAAATTCCAGAACCTTACTTGGCAAAAGTCTTACAAATTTTGGCGCGGTTTGGGGTTGTCACGTCTGTTAAAGGCCCAGGCGGGGGGTTCTATCTAACAGAAGAGCAGTTAGCAATGCCCATTTTACGGGTTGTGGAGGTAACAGACGGCTTGGGTGAGTTGATGCGCTGCGTGATGGGCTTCACATCTTGCTCTACAGATAATCCTTGTTTTCTACACAACAGCTTCTCTACGGCGCGTCATAAGGTGATGCACCAGCTAAGCCATCACTCCATCCGAGAGAGTGCGCAAAATCAGGTAGCGTTATTGGTCAACCAAAAGATGGCTCAAACAGAAAGCAACTGAATAAACGCCTCTCAGAATAGAGGTTTTCTTATCAAGCGGCGAATAGTCTGGTTTTTAAAAGATCAGGTGTCATATCTACAGACGGTCAAAAACCATATACCAAATCCTTATTTTGTTGAACAACGATTTAAGGATTTTTTATATGTGCATTTGATGCGATATATCTTTTTTAAACGCTAAAAAGTACTAAAAGGTCTTTTATTCTTTTTTATTGAATATCGGACTTGCGAATCCTAAATTGAATTTGGGTTTCATATTTTCTGTACATCAGGCGTTGACCTATTGATGCCCTACTGGTAAGGTACTAACTCTCTATGCCATGTTTGCCAAGGCAACCACTTATGCCATTAAGGCCATGTGTTTTTTGGCTTTACAGCCTGATCAAGAAGGGTGGGTAAGCCTTGTAACCATTGCGTCTGGGATACACACGCCTATAGCCTATACCGCTAAAGTTCTGCAACGTTTGCGGAAGGCGCATTTGGTGACTTCTCTAAACGGGCCAAAAGGTGGTTTTAGATTGCCCTTGGATAGACGCATCAATCTGAAAGAAATCGTGGTGGCCATCGAGGGTGTTGGCTTGTTCGAGCGATGCGGCTTAGGCTTAGAACGTTGCTCCTCCGAGTCCCCATGTCCTATCCATCCATACTACGAAGGGCTGAAGGTTGATCTAAACCGGATACTGATCGAAACCTATGTAGATGAGCTTACTTGGGACTTGGTGAGTAAGAAAATTGGATTTGAATAATAAAACTACATGGATTGTCGGTTGACGGTCCGAAATATGCACACCCTAAACATTCAGACGCTATGCTTTCAAAATCTCAGGCAAGGCTGTTTTTTATTGTTGGTACCATTTTTTTCTCCGGTGTTTTCCTATGGCTTACGGTAGATACCATACGACAGGTGCCTAATCAGACACGAGCCGCCAATATTACGCCTGCTGTAGATCGGGGCAAAAAAATTTGGGAAGCCAATAACTGCATGGGATGTCATACCATCTTTGGAGAAGGTGCTTATTATGCACCGGAACTAACCAAAGTAGTGGAAAGGCGTGGAGAGGTTTGGCTAAAAACATTTTTGAAGGATCCTGAAGCCATGTATCCCGGAGAGCGGAAGATGACGAATTATCATTTTTCGGACAACCAAATTAACGATGTAATTGCTTTTTTAAAATGGGCAGGCGAGGTGGATTTGAATGGTTTTCCGGCGAAGCCCACCTTATCTGCCACCACGGCATCTGCCCCCGCCTCTAATCTGGATTTGTTAAAAGGCGCTCCGGCTACGTTCTCGCAATTATGCACGGCGTGTCATAGTGTTGGAGGCAAAGGCGGCAATGTTGGCCCGGCCTTAGACGGAGTAGCCAGCCGCATGAGTGTGGAGGAGATGACAAAGCGCATCAAAGACCCTATGTCGGTAAAACCAGACTCCAAGATGCCAAAATTAGGCTTACCAGACGGGGACATTTCCCAACTTGTGGCTTTCCTTCAAACCCTAAAATAATCCTTTAACAGGTCTTAACTATGAAATACGCCTCTCAGAAAGTAGCTTTTTGGTTTTTTGCAACCTGTATGCTGCTTTTTTCTCTCCAACTAATTTATGGCTTCATTATGGGTTTTGCCCATATGGGGTTTGATGTTTTACACGATTTGATCCCATTTAATACAGCCCGTGCGGTGCATACCAACCTTTTGGTTGTGTGGTTATTAACAGGCTTTATGGGAGCAGCGCATTACATTATTCCAGACGAGGTACAGCGCGAGCTTTATTCCGTTAAGTTGGCCTACATTCAACTTGCTTCATTGGTTGTGGTTGGCGTAGTTGCGCTGATTGGCTTCCATGTAAACTGGTGGGAAGGTCGCAAGTTTTTGGAAATTCCACGCCCATTAGATTATTTAGTGGTTGTGAATGTTCTCACGTTTCTGTTCAACATCGGGATGACGGTATTCAAGGCGAATCGAGCCTCCACCACTTCGATCGTTCTTTATACGGGCTTGGTGGCAGCAGCCTTGCTATATTTGCCCGGCATGATATATTTCGAGAACCAGACGATGGACTCCTATTTTCGTTGGTGGGTGGTGCATCTTTGGGTAGAAGGGGTTTGGGAGTTAATCATGGGTGGCATTTTGGCTTATTTATTAATCAAACTAACCGGCGTAGATCGCGAAGTAATAGAAAAGTGGTTGTACATCATTGTGGGGCTTACCTTCTTATCGGGTATTTTGGGAACGGGCCATCACTATTATTACATTGGCGCGCCGAAGTACTGGCTCTGGGTGGGCGGTATTTTCTCTGCGTTAGAGCCTTTGGCATTTCTGGGAATGGCATTGTTTGCGATCACCATGTACCGTCGGAGTGGTCGTGAGCACCCTAATAAATTGGCTTTGATGTGGACTATTGGGTGTGCCATTATGTCTTTTGTAGGTGCAGGATTTTTAGGGTTTGCACATACATTACCACAGGTTAACCTCTATACGCATGGTACGTTAGTGACGGCCATGCACGGACATTTGGCGTTTTGGGGGGCATATGCCATGATTGTTCTGGCCATTATTAATTATTCGATGCCGCTCATGACAGGCCGTAAGAATTATGGAAGCATGACGGGTAATCTGGCCTTTTGGTTATCCAATATCGGTATGCTGGGTATGACGGGTGCTTTTGCGGTTGCAGGTATTGCCCAAGTGTATTTAGAGCGGAAGATGGGTATGGACTTTTTGCAGGTTCAGCGCGAGGTAGAACCTCATTTCTTGGGGTTGGTATTGGCAGCAAGTCTGTTTACGGCGGGAATTGCCCTATACATTTTCGACTTCACCAAGTTCGGCTTCCCGTCGGATGAAGCGCTTGGCGTTTCCGAAGATACCGCAGTTGTGGTATAAATTTTCACCTTAAAGGGTTCTGCCCGCTGCGGAACCCTTTTTTTTTTTCTGGCTTAACCTATGGAAGTGTTGTTCTCGTCCACTATCGAACAAGTTTATTATAAGCCTATTGCCCGCGAGGTCGAGGTTTTTGATCATTGTTTTCGAAATCGTCTCCCACTTTTATTAAAAGGTCCCACAGGGTCGGGCAAGTCACGGTTTGTGGAATACATGGCCCAGAAGTTGGATTTACCTTGTATAACGGTTATGTGCCACGAAGAGACTTCTACAGTGGACTTATTGGGCCGCTATATTATCAAAGGAAATGATACCGAGTGGATAGATGGCCCGCTCACGAGTGCTGTTCGGGGAGGTGGAATTATCTATTTGGATGAAATTGCCGAAGCTCGCCCCGATGTTATGGTGGCGATTCACTCGCTTACCGACCATCGCCGGATGCTGTACTTAGATCGGCATCACGAAAACCTGAAGGCTCCAGATCATTTTATGCTCGTGGCTTCTTTTAATCCGGGGTATCAGAAGGGATACAAAGAATTGAAACCTTCCACTCGTCAGCGGTTTGTCACGCTGTCTTTTCAGTATCCCGCCAAAGAACTTGAAATGGAAATCATCCTCTCGGAGACCAAGGTGGAGAAAAATGTGGCGCAAAAATTGGTGGCCATCGCAGCCAAAATTCGTAACAGCGTAGAATTGGGCCTTACCGAAACAGTTTCTACGAGGTTGCTGGTGGATGCGGGAAAGTTGATTGCCAGTGGTTTACCACCTCGGTTGGCCTGTACCGTTTCGATTGCCGAAACCCTGACCGACGACGAAGATGTGAAGGCTTCTCTGAAAGACCTAATTGCGATGATTTTTTAGGCGATTATTATGGAATGGGATCAATTCGTCTTCAAAAAAATCCACCGTTTGGTCACGTTTGTCAGATCGGAGAAACCTGATCCCGAACGAGTGGCACGGGCGGTTGCTTTAGAGGAAATCTCACCTCGTCTTACGTCGCTGGCACGGCTTTTATGTGGAAAGGCCATTACCTTACATCCCTCGGAAGACGTGGGTGGCTATAAGGGCACCTCCTTTTTTCTACCGCGCCTCTATGACCGCGGCGATTCTCGCGAGGCAAACGAAGCCTTTTTCCTATTCCGAACCCTGTTTTTGTATGGGCAATATATGCTCCGGCATGTTTGGACAGACCACAACAACCATACCTACGAAGCATCGGTGACAAAGGCACAGGAACAAGCCGAGGAGGTCATTCATTTCCTGAGCAAGGAGTTTGCGGCATTTCCAGACCTATATCGTTCGGTGCTCAATCAGGAAAAATCATTTCAACGAAAGCAAAAAAAAAATGGGATCGAAGAAATGCGCTTCGACACCTCTTTCGTGTACGGGAAATGGCTATATACGAGCATAGACGAGTTGGAGGTGTTGGAGGCGCTAAAAGGAGTGGTCAACCGAAATACCGTGGCCGATGATAAGGATAAAGAAGGCTATACGGAACATCAAGCCCCCGCCAAAGAACAAACCGAGTTGCTAAAGGTGGATACCCGAGAACAGGAGAATTATACTCTTACACATAATTTCGAGAAAATTGAGACCTTAGACGAGTTCTCAGGGCGGTGGCGAGACTTTGATGGCAGCGACGATTTGGAGGAACACAGCGAGGCACTACGCGACTTGGACTTGAGGCATGTGGTACGGGTGGATAACCCGGTTCACTCCATTTATAAATCGGAATTTGTGGATTCGCTTGGCTTGATCGAGGTTCATGCACCAGGGCAAACGGCTTTCCATTTACAATACGACGAGTGGGATCGGAATAAAAAGCAGTATAAATTAGGGTTTTGCAAGGTATTTCCCGCTTTTATAAAAGAGAAAAAACTTTTATATACCCAAAAAATCATCCATGAAAATCAAGGGCGCATCCGCCAAATGTTAAAACATGCCGAACGGTTTCTTACCGATTATCATGTAAAGAAAAGGCTGGCATGGGGAGACGAACCAGACCTAGATGCCACCGTAGAAGCCTTTGTTGATAGACGATGCGGCATTACACCGTCAGAAAATCTTTATAATGCAAAGCGAAAACGAACCAAAGAAATTGCCATTCTGGTTCTGACTGATGTAAGCCTAAGCACAGATGGGTATAGCAACAACAAACGGATTTTGGATACCGAAAAAGAAGCATTGGTTATGGTATCGGAGGTCTGGCAGCAATTAGAAGTGATATTTCAGTTAGACACCTTCTCCAGTCGGACGCACAACCATTGTTATTATCATACGGCCAAAGCCTTTCATCACACATGGGAAGCCAGTCGCGACCATATTGGTGCCATCGAAAGTAGTGGTTACACAAGAATCGGGCCGGCTATTCGTCATGCCACTTATTTACTTTCCCAAGTGCGGGCAGATACCAAGTGGTTGCTACTATTAACCGATGGGAAACCGAATGACTATGATACCTACGAGGGGCAATATGGCATTTACGACACGCAAAAAGCGATTAGCGAGGCACGAGAAAAACAAATGCACGTCTCTGCAATCGCCATTGACGAAACGGCCAAGTTCTACCTCCCACAAATATTCGGACGCGGTGGGTACCAAATTCTGCGACATGCCAACCAATTACCCGATGCCTTGCTCAATTGCTATCTCAATATATTTTAATGCTAATCATAAATGATAAATAAAATTGCTCTTTTCCTTCACCTACTTGGTGCAACCGTCTGGGTAGGTGGACACCTAACTTTCATACTGGTTATAAACTATTTTTCAAAAAATTTCATTACCCTAATAAGCCGAAGGTCTTGCTGACTTCCGGCTTATTAGATGCCATGATGCTTGCATGATCAGTCTGCGAGGGTCTGTGCAATGTCGGTCCGATATGCTTGAAATGCAGGTATCAGGGCTGCGAGAACGCCCGTTCCTAGGGCTGCGAGTATTACCCAAAATTCTCCAGGTACAAAGCGAAGCCCGGTCAATTCCACCTGATTGGCCGTCGAGAGCACTTGGCCGATGATTTCGGTGATACCATGTCCTAATAATACACCGACGGCAATTCCCATGATGGCGTAAATCAATCCTTCCAAGAGCACATGGAGAAAGATTTTTTCACGAGAAGCACCCAACGCTCGCATCATCGCCAAGTCGTAACGGCGCTCCTGAATGGCATTGTAGAGGGCAATAAACACCCCCAACAAGGCTGCAAACATGAGGATAAAACCAAAAACCCGAATGGTGCTAATACCCACGCCCACCAATTGTAACAGGTTTGCCAACTGTTGCGCGGGGGTTGCTGCCTGAAGTTTCGTTTGGCTGTTAATGCTTCGGGGCAGCATAACGGTGGCAATTGGACTGGCAAATTTTACAAGGGCAACAGTTACTTCCGGGCCGCTTTCAGTTATTGTGCCCGAAGGCAACATCCCTCCCATAACCGCAGGGGCACCAGTAATCGCAGGGACTGGTAAGGGTTTTATCTCTTCGGTAACCTTGGCGGCAGAATCTGGCTTGGCCTTGATTTCCTCTTCATGATCGTGTACTTCGTCAGCATGGTGTTCGTCTTCGTGTTCATCGGCCTTGTCGTGTGGTAAACCGTGTACATCCCAGACAGAAGCAAGGCTGGTGAGGATCAGCCGGTCCATCACGGTATTGGTCGGTGCCAGTATCCCCACCACCTTGTAGGGGTGTTGGTGATGGCCTTCACCGCCTTGTACTAAGCCGTGTGCGCCTACAAAAGTATCCCCCACCTTAAGGCCCGCTTCTTTTGCCACTTGTGCGCCTATGGTGGCCTCGGAAGTGCCACCAAACATTTTACCAGAGGCCACCTTGGCCTCGTAATGGGCCGGATAGGCTTCGGTGGTTCCAACAATACGGAATTGCTTGTAACTATCCCCAAGGGAGAGTGGGATTACCTCTTTTACCATTCGGTTGGCCTTGAGTTTTTCCACTTCAGAAAGGGGTATATTGCCTGTCGGAACGTCTAAATGATAAATACCAGAAAGGATTAACTGGAGAGGGCTTCCTTTGGCCCCAACCACCATGTCTATTCCTTTTGCATCACGCTCCATTTTCTCTCCGAACTGTGCACTAAACAACAAGAGGAGAAGGATGGTAGCAATACCAATCCCCAGCAAAAATGTATTGAGCAGCGTGGTCAGTTTTTGCC encodes:
- a CDS encoding ABC transporter permease, encoding MNLLKLSLSYIRRQKLTTLLNTFLLGIGIATILLLLLFSAQFGEKMERDAKGIDMVVGAKGSPLQLILSGIYHLDVPTGNIPLSEVEKLKANRMVKEVIPLSLGDSYKQFRIVGTTEAYPAHYEAKVASGKMFGGTSEATIGAQVAKEAGLKVGDTFVGAHGLVQGGEGHHQHPYKVVGILAPTNTVMDRLILTSLASVWDVHGLPHDKADEHEDEHHADEVHDHEEEIKAKPDSAAKVTEEIKPLPVPAITGAPAVMGGMLPSGTITESGPEVTVALVKFASPIATVMLPRSINSQTKLQAATPAQQLANLLQLVGVGISTIRVFGFILMFAALLGVFIALYNAIQERRYDLAMMRALGASREKIFLHVLLEGLIYAIMGIAVGVLLGHGITEIIGQVLSTANQVELTGLRFVPGEFWVILAALGTGVLAALIPAFQAYRTDIAQTLAD